A region of the Plasmodium brasilianum strain Bolivian I chromosome Unknown PB_00_06, whole genome shotgun sequence genome:
CCTAATTTCTTCATGTTGCTCAACCACTTCTGGAATTACACTGTATTCTGCCTTTTTACCTCCTGAAAATCTTTCATTATTCCGTTGTTCTTCACTATTTTCAACGACATTCATATTTCGTGTCAAGTAAGATGCTGAAACTAAACTACATGGTAAATCTCTGctttctttattaatattacaagTAGTAAAAAGAATTGAGTCCAAAAATTCTTCTTCGAAAAATTTAGAGTGCAATTCTTTTTCAACTGTTTTAGTTTTTCTAAGACTTTCTAGTCCATCACAATTTTCCATACCTGTAGATCGTAATGCAGATAGGAGATTATTAGGCTTATACTCATCATCGCATTTCAAGAAATAATGTGGGCAAAACGATGCATTATTCCAACAACAactactttttttatcttcGTATAATTTACTGATAGCATTAATgtaacttttatatttatttatactaaCATCCGTACAagtatttttacttttaataatactataatttgtaaaataatcatataaatatttctctttttttctatttttcagTTTTTCTAAACTTTCATGAACAAAGtaattacaattatttatcCTATAATTGGTACTAAGAATAGATCCTAACCTAACAAATTCTTTAACAACCTCttctatattattacttgAACCTGATTTAAACAAATTCcttatttcttcatttaccCAATATGTGTGATTTAAACAATGGCTATTATAATCCTTTGATTTACTTATTTctgataaatatttaaaatttctttcaatttttttacaaagatGTGTACAAGCAACTTTGTCAATGCATTTTGCATAATTTTCTTCCTTACAAATACTATTTTTAGTCAGATTTTCATCTGAATTAAATTTACTATATGCCTCATAAGAAGGTAgcctttttaaaatttcatcCTGAAAAtcgaataaataaaatgtattaaataaaaactgttgttcttataaaaaatatatttgctaataatttatgttaaaaataatattacaataaaGTTGCACAAACTGTTATTTCTATGaaacacaaaaatatacaaaaacgCTTTCGTCTCCTTCCATTCCCACAGTTTCCCTTCAATTTTAGGATGTATGTactagaataaaaaataaaaactataaatatacgaatgtatatttatttatatatcggGATTTCTaagaatttttcttttataattaattatgtccgtttatatattgcatattgtaaaataactaaaatatttcttaaaaaaaattataatggtattttatttttttgtatttaataatattaaataaaaagtaaataccTTAAACACTGATACTATATAGTATCAAACAGTAAATAaggaataatataatatatcacaactttatgatttatataaatacataatgaaaaattattataatgtttttttataatagtaaatatcatttttagtatacataaataaaaatttacggtttaatgatatttttttgaatgatattttgtacttttaaatatttacattgtCCTAATTACGGATGCCaagttatattaaaaaatttacttccTGTACAATacttatttcattattatacatattatcattctattaaaattatatattttatcctAATTTAGGAAATACAATCACAGATGCTCTCATTACCTTCCTTAACTATATTCAAgttacaaaaagaaaaaataagtaaatgatggaaatatttctataaagAACATATGAAACGTAACAAACACGggttttttaatatgttaaaaaatatttcttataatttatacattttaattaaattctattattttttatatagactatataaaaagaatataaaattttctacTTTGTTAATTTCAGTTTAAGTCATTGAtcaacattttattatttaaaatatattagagtatccttaataaaaattttgttatgcattaattaatttataaataaaataatcagattatttttttttataaaacccttttatgaaaaaattataaatgttaatttacttaataataaggagagaaatatttttatttatccagaataataaaaatattgttacaAATTTAACtgtaaattaatttatgtaatcTATTTATGTTAAGCTTgggaaatataattaaaatatctactttattttttgtatatactaaaataatatggaaagataatattactatttaataaaatttatagatGCTAGTTAACGATTATTATgcctttttatattaataattataaatgaactaaaatataattaattatataaataaattaagaaaatattaacgaTTATTTTCCTACCTTCCTAGATATATGTCTTTGCTgtaaacaattttaaaatagttatcatataaaattttataatttcgcCAGAAGAAAACCatcatttataataaaactattgtacataaaaaaattattacaaattatatatattaatttttcattgcaattttttttatgaataacagataagatatattttattttattttcttacagctaatattatttattaatatggatttttattttaatatacaaatgtaattcttaatttttttataatttttgtattttttggTTACAAACAAGTTATAATTACGTATAAATGCAAGTTTTCTGAATAAACTTGCAATTGCaacgaataaataaataaatatttatcacTTAATTTTTCCGtgaataaaaaacaaataatatatagttttataaaagattttataccataattttcatttataatatatattttttatgttatatattttattcaaacGGAagcattaaaaattttactacTTAAGGGGAGTATTTTTGTCATTCGTCAGATTatgcaaaattaaataatgctACTTTACGGAAATTACAtaactttaataaaatattttaattattttgataGTTATGTAATTtccttaaattattaaaaaaaaatgttcttcCTATGTAAGAATATTTAGTTAATTTTACAGGAATACTCGTgctttgaattttttaaattataccttaatatataatcattgttatcatataataattatttaatatataattatttttataatattttactatttttatttattacattaattATGTTGTACAGTAATAAATGATACTCAccaaattaattaatatttaagttaaaaaaatttttttaatggaaTGAAGTTCCGGAGAAGAATAGtaagaatattttctttttttaatgattattataatattgttgatttatttttaaacaaaaattgtttattattagtaatataaacataaatttcacagattaaagaataatatataatattgataGACTAATATGTTTAGAAAATCctccatttttatatatttaagaaaattttgaCATATCTTGTTTATATGGTACATTATTGATAATGATTGATCTTGTtgtaaaatgatatattaaaacaaaaaacagtttatttttatcacctacattttatgtttatgtttatatttagtttaagtacatatattcatatataattgagatggaaaatattataatatgtttttatgtaaCTGTTAAAAAAACCACTATATTTGGagatcattatatataatattattcataaggtataaaatgtgttattatttaaaattaatattaataaatataaaaaatatgcatatacattttatatgtaatgagctattttaaaagatacGGAAATTATACgttaatgaaattttattgtatactacatttttatgtattattaaaatgtaaataaaattcttatCATACGAagctatttttataattttatatttcacgTAATAATgctctattttttatgatcatacttttatatattatgtgtacAAAGATTTATAATCATCTAATTGCCTCATTAGTTACATATCATAggtataaaagaataaattgcTATACAGTAGAAGTGGTTTAAGTAAGTGTAcgcttttattataaaaataaataaataataaataacgaaaaaaccgtcttattttaatataaaaaaatgttccattaaaaaaatatattaataaaataaagctaatttattaaaaaaactaatttACCCCCTAATTCAATTCCTTTAccaattttaaatatattatattttgtataaaactcttttgtgtatgtatggatatattttaaataaatatatacaatatttattgttaatttttgaggagataattcaataaaagtgtacataaaattatgttcACATCTTTTGTTAAGCATAAGaaataaacgaataaaatACCATCAAACTTAACGATATAacttcttttaataaatatattatagtgACATTTATTCTAatcttatattaaaaaatatttttttaatttcatattgTTACTTATTATgctattcttttttcctcaatagatgtgttatatatatttttacacaatttaataagaataacATAGCTTCcatattataattgttaGATATCCTGACATAAAATCATTtctatagatatatattatatataaaaataaaacataaaatttattatcaataaaaaaaatttattaatttttcggTTTCTAGTATATCTTTAATATAgcatatatttcttttcaatACTAAATGAGGAATATGTAACCCATGATAtacattcataaatatttcattaaatatttatccaTATACCAGTACTacattaaaagtatataaatataccatTATATCAAGTTTCCTATTCAAtactttataaaataaaaaatattaaaagtaatataagAGAAATATCTCAAAATAGTTATTATTTAGATAATTtattgaataaatatattgaaaaatgaaaaaacttaggatatttataaatattaataaaaaattaaaataacctaaaaataatttaattcataatgacattttaataattcttgTAATTTATATCAGATAATGTACTTGTTTAGTAGATAATAAACTAAGTGCAAAATCACTATTTTAATATTGCTATAGGGTAATACAATCCAAAAAcctattaaaaaagaaataaaaaaaaaatattaaaaaacaaaacaagtaatatatataattaataatataattattttactttttttaaaatcgaTATTTGTGTCAAATACcatgaattataaaatgcATAATATCTAAAGTAACTATTATTacaatatgaaaataaaatcacGTAGCATATTaagaaatgatatataaactTTCCATTGTTTAATCCTAAATAAAACTTATTTAGAAAGAAATACAGCAGATTATACTTTAATATGTTCTTAATTATTGTcctttaatttaatatttaaacggtataaaaaataaacaaaatatatagattatttaaatacaaattctcaatataacataaatacatataatttgttaatcATTTAGTAAAAACTACAATTAGGCACAAAAATAGTGTAACTGTTGGTTTAAACATTTCCCTTAATTGTAATGATTTAAAATGTTAACTTCTGTAAGTAATTATatctaaataataaataaaaaagcacaATATTTCAcgatatatttacattttcgcATTTATACTATGTAAAAAATCAAGTCttttaaaaagatttttacaaccaataaattttataaaatatttcgcataatacaaattttaaagaataaatattgaTATTCTCCTTTtggtgaaaaaaat
Encoded here:
- a CDS encoding PIR protein, with product MEGDESVFDEILKRLPSYEAYSKFNSDENLTKNSICKEENYAKCIDKVACTHLCKKIERNFKYLSEISKSKDYNSHCLNHTYWVNEEIRNLFKSGSSNNIEEVVKEFVRLGSILSTNYRINNCNYFVHESLEKLKNRKKEKYLYDYFTNYSIIKSKNTCTDVSINKYKSYINAISKLYEDKKSSCCWNNASFCPHYFLKCDDEYKPNNLLSALRSTGMENCDGLESLRKTKTVEKELHSKFFEEEFLDSILFTTCNINKESRDLPCSLVSASYLTRNMNVVENSEEQRNNERFSGGKKAEYSVIPEVVEQHEEIRKKAGLISSETINNMIPPPKGKQIDLRWKLDAEGKLHCPTKKSKGDTLGLWRYVEELVKRDILMKEANSEVYRLKEGKTWPTQALNIFVKRIGENESAERYSGRIQVLNSNQITFSDDKNSFDQENIGKYTESNILQNTFVRISIVTALFTPFGSCIGKARKRKKRYRNNFSELSTQRFPRRFIKRTYRNSERRRFSVVNIQE